Proteins encoded by one window of Aspergillus puulaauensis MK2 DNA, chromosome 4, nearly complete sequence:
- a CDS encoding uncharacterized protein (COG:S;~EggNog:ENOG410PNT6;~TransMembrane:3 (o44-64i163-183o198-219i)) — MVSTRHHPREYQSPSATKASTPSSSSENNSVSSKKWVHTPTTAVTLWLLFSIPLVLWDAAYVLLRPHSMPGGKWHALWSGYAWYGNVDYIYGWPAYNANNGFTAAQTILNLVETAGYLYYLYVVYAHGAPARGSSKSSRGSESTLSWLLAVDKVVAGRVGATALLAAFSSSVATVSKTLLYWLQEYFSNFENIGHNEFWPLVAWVLLNGLWIVVPAWNLHVLGEEIVSSLTNAAPRSRGRPKAQ; from the exons ATGGTTTCAACGCGCCACCACCCCCGCGAGTACCAGTCGCCCTCCGCCACAAAGGCTTCCACgccgtcctcatcctccgaaAACAACAGCGTCTCGTCCAAGAAATGGGTCCACACGCCAACAACCGCCGTCACGCTTTGgctgctcttctccatcccgcTCGTCCTCTGGGACGCGGCGTACGTGCTGCTGCGCCCGCACTCAATGCCCGGCGGGAAATGGCACGCGCTTTGGTCCGGGTACGCGTGGTACGGGAACGTCGACTACATCTACGGCTGGCCTGCGTATAATGCGAATAACGGCTTCACCGCTGCGCAAACCATCCTGAACCTCGTCGAGACCGCTGGCTACCTGTACTATCTGTATGTTGTGTACGCTCACGGCGCGCCTGCGAGGGGCTCCTCCAAGTCGTCGCGTGGATCTGAAAGTACGCTGTCGTGGCTTCTTGCCGTGGATAAAGTCGTCGCGGGTCGCGTGGGTGCAACTGCATTGCTGGCGGCCTTCAGTTCCTCGGTTGCGACAGTCTCAAAGACTCTGCTTTACT GGCTGCAGGAATATTTCTCAAACTTTGAGAACATCGGCCATAATGAGTTTTGGCCTCTTGTCGCCTGGGTTCTCCTCAA CGGTCTTTGGATTGTGGTTCCTGCTTGGAATCTCCACGTTCTTGGGGAGGAGATT